Proteins encoded in a region of the Aptenodytes patagonicus chromosome Z, bAptPat1.pri.cur, whole genome shotgun sequence genome:
- the LOC143172986 gene encoding LOW QUALITY PROTEIN: post-GPI attachment to proteins factor 6-like (The sequence of the model RefSeq protein was modified relative to this genomic sequence to represent the inferred CDS: inserted 1 base in 1 codon; deleted 1 base in 1 codon), with the protein MGAGARRGCWRRAPHGSRRGGMGRRGGGGGGRRRPLAPPLRLPLLLLPLLLLPPPAGGLFVTDYFTRTPRKLSPFRSFASIELFHFHIPEDTVIAVWNLITFKEQGGTFGDQCPDRSITVYFRSGAPSVINPLHTHFPRDTAVPGSFALTLTWTLPNRTTGVFNVTSPLPGDWFLAAHLPKDEGKISVKGLYEECQYLFQPQLIVQRLVNIAVLYPGYVTEQSMAPHNRSCLYKVFVPSYTSRVLVEVLRCRGTEGCPLWLRMRAKAPPLHNSTALDCREHAPCQLALDLPFWQHWYYVLVEKHPGVPGTVSFQVTVQLTDCSRPSLARPPFLPSSASMNMPHSFGSVGGLAMGDSPPLASPNGTKHPVPIPTASPAGERCWPVRPTLRNELDTFSVHFYIFFGPNVSVPPDRPAVFVINLLPVLDSGGVLNLELRLNVSSLCGENVTVFGCLNHEVPLTSGDNASVTCETESLAGFLLSVNATASLSRLRIPYPQTGSWYLSLRSLCATEHGFEPCTNVTAEVYLRAYLSPCINDCGIYGQCKLLRTNNYLYAACECKAGWNGWGCTDNAEAFSYGFQLLSTLLLCLSNVMFVPPVAIAVRSHYLLEAAVYIFTMFFSTFYHACDQPGIVVFCIMEYDVLQFCDFLGSLMSVWVTVIAMARLQPVVKQASAGMGHTGQAWRGPILRVPRCPTGAVPAGGHAALHGSADGPPRALEPAGAQPLRLRDHGRRLDGSHHPAPPLLPTDLETLGFLPVPGSADRGGRRAALRLRGDGGELLLHPQHLAPAHRRQRRLLAAAPRQAQRAPGATAPAQGLRVPALRQRTGGAGARRPGRGLHQQHLYQLMPTAARTPLARTAALWGPAPPLFAICPSXGAPGLLWVGAQPPVPPCSCNYSLAELVSGSCCGSVWCRAGGARG; encoded by the exons GTGGGCTCTTTGTGACCGACTACTTCACCCGCACACCACGCAAGCTGAGCCCCTTCCGCTCCTTTGCCAGCATCGAGCTCTTCCACTTCCACATCCCTGAGGACACAGTCATCGCCGTCTGGAACCTCATCACCTTCAAGGAGCAGGGTGGCACCTTCGGGGACCAGTGCCCAGACCGTAGCATCACTGT GTATTTCCGCTCAGGGGCTCCCTCCGTCATTAACCCGCTGCACACGCACTTCCCCAGGGACACAGCTGTCCCTGGCTCCTTCGCATTGACCCTCACCTGGACCCTGCCAAACCGCACCACGGGGGTGTTCAATGTCACTAGCCCGTTGCCTGGGGACTGGTTCCTCGCTGCCCACCTGCCCAAAGATGAGGGCAAGATCTCCGTCAAG GGGCTCTACGAGGAGTGCCAGTATCTCTTCCAGCCGCAGCTCATCGTGCAGCGCCTGGTGAACATCGCTGTGCTGTACCCCGGTTATGTCACCGAGCAGAGCATGGCCCCCCACAACCGCTCCTGCCTCTACAA GGTGTTTGTGCCCAGCTACACGTCGCGAGTGCTGGTGGAGGTGCTGCGGTGCCGCGGGACCGAGGGCTGCCCGCTCTGGCTGCGCATGCGGGCCAAGGCTCCCCCCTTGCACAACTCCACGGCGCTGGACTGCCGGGAGCACGCTCCCTGCCAGCTGGCGCTGGACCTGCCCTTCTGGCAGCACTGGTACTACGTGCTGGTGGAGAAACACCCCGGGGTGCCGGGCACTGTTTCCTTCCAGGTCACTGTGCAGCTCACAG ACTGCTCCCGACCCAGCCTGGCCCGGCCACCCTTCCTGCCCTCCAGCGCCTCCATGAACATGCCCCACTCCTTTGGCTCCGTGGGTGGGCTGGCGATGGGGGACAGCCCTCCGCTCGCCAGCCCCAACGGCACGAAGCACCCGGTCCCCATCCCCACCGCCTCGCCTGCTGGCGAGCGGTGCTGGCCGGTCCGCCCCACGCTGCGCAATGAGCTGGACACCTTTTCCGTCCACTTCTACATCTTCTTTGGGCCCAACGTATCAGTGCCGCCCGACCGCCCCGCTGTCTTCGTCATCAACCTCCTACCGGTGCTGGACAGTGGTGGGGTGCTCAACCTGGAGCTGCGGCTCAACGTG AGCTCCCTGTGTGGCGAGAATGTGACAGTGTTCGGGTGTCTGAACCACGAAGTCCCGCTGACGTCCGGTGACAACGCGTCAGTCACCTGCGAGACGG AGTCCCTGGCAGGCTTCCTGCTCTCCGTCAACGCCACAGCCAGCCTCAGCCGCCTGCGGATCCCCTACCCCCAGACGGGCAGCTGGTACCTGAGCCTGCGCTCGCTCTGTGCCACGGAGCACGG GTTTGAGCCTTGCACTAACGTGACGGCTGAGGTGTACCTGCGCGCCTACCTCTCGCCCTGCATCAACGACTGCGGCATCTATGGCCAGTGCAAGCTGCTGCGCACCAACAACTACCTGTATGCCGCCTGCGAATGCAAAGCTG GCTGGAACGGCTGGGGCTGCACAGACAATGCCGAGGCTTTCTCctatggcttccagctcctctccacGCTGCTGCTGTGCCTCAGCAATGTCATGTTTGTGCCTCCCGTGGCCATCGCCGTCCGCAGCCACTACCTCCTGGAAGCTGCCGTCTACATCTTCACCATGTTCTTCTCCACT ttttACCACGCCTGCGACCAGCCGGGCATCGTGGTGTTCTGCATCATGGAGTACGACGTGCTGCAGTTCTGCGACTTCCTGGGCTCCCTCATGTCTGTCTGGGTCACCGTCATTGCCATGGCCCGGCTCCAGCCTGTGGTCAAGCAGGCAAGTGCGGGGATGGGCCACACGGGGCAGGCATGGAGGGGACCCATCCTG CGTGTGCCCCGCTGCCCCACAGGTGCTGTACCTGCTGGGGGCCATGCTGCTCTCCATGGCTCTGCAGATGGACCGCCACGGGCTCTGGAACCTGCTGGGGCCCAGCCTCTTCGCCTTAGGGATCATGGCCGTCGCCTGG ACGGCTCGCACCATCCGGCGCCGCCACTGCTACCCACCGACCTGGAAACGCTGGGCTTTTTACCTGTGCCCGGGAGCGCTGATCGCGGCGGCCGCCGTGCTGCTCTACGCCTTCGTGGAGACGGAGGAGAACTACTTCTACATCCACAGCATCTGGCACCTGCTCATCGCCGGCAGCGTCGGCTTCTTGCTGCCGCCCCGCGCCAAGCCCAGCGGGCGCCTGGGGCCACTGCCCCGGCGCAAGGGCTGCGGGTACCAGCTCTGCGTCAACGaacaggaggagctggggctCGTCGACCCGGCCGTGGCCTCCATCAACAGCATTTGTACCAGCTGATGCCGACGGCAGCCCGGACTCCTCTGGCACGgacagcagccctgtggggccCGGCACCCCCTCTCTTTGCCATTTGCCCGT CTGGAGCGCCAGGACTCCTCTGGGTGGGCGCACAGCCGCCCGTGCCACCCTGTTCTTGCAATTACAGCCTGGCTGAACTTGTCTCCGGGAGTTGCTGCGGCTCAGTCTGGTGCAGAGCTGGGGGGGCTCGAGGCTGA